The Acidobacteriota bacterium genomic sequence TCCGCGTCGCACGAGAGCCGCGTTATATTGTTTCCAGTTGCGGAGGCGATAAGTGCGTTTGGTGTTTTTTTTCTTCACAAATCAAGAATACCAGCACTATCGTCTCCCTGCTTTATGCAACAAAGCCGTCCCGAACTGTGAGTTAAAAGTTGATGAATAGTTAGGACTTACGCAAGAAGCATTTTGACTGCGGGAGATTTTAGATGCTGACGCAAATACTCCGACAACAAGCCAAATTTTACCTGGTAAATCGTTTGTTTGGTCTCCTCCGCTACTTGTTTCAACCGCACCCACACCAGCATCGCGCAGCCAATGTGGTTTCTGACCATTCTCGCCTTGCGACATTGACATTTCTCAATCCCGGTTACTTGTTTCGCCTCGCGGTGAAATTGCTCAATCTTCCAACGCCAGCCACACGCTTCTTGTGCCGCCGTCGTCGAGCCTTGAGCCAGGTCGTTAGTCACGACATAATCCGTGCGCTTGGTAGAAAGCACCACCCGGAAACATTTCACCTTATGCTCTTTGGGAAAGCCTTTGATCTTGATGAGCTTGCCACTTGCCTGCTCCGCTTCGTTCCACACCAAAGTGTCAACTCGTTGATAAGGCTGGCTCGCCAACGAGTCATCGACTTGACGATTGTCTTTGAGCGGACAGTAGTAAATCTTCTCCCGCTTGTCGATCAACAACCTGATGTCTTTGCTGGCATACCAGGTATCCATCAACACCGTGCGAAACGCCAACTTCTTGTGTTCAATGGCATTGGTCAGCATCTCTTGCAGGTGATCGAGTTTCGTTTTGCCATCGCCATCGGGGTCATAGATGCGATAATCCATGACCCAAAATTGATTCGTCTGGGCATTGACATAAACGCAGGTAACGACGCCGATGCCTTTGATGAGGTCGTGAGCGTTGCCACTGTATTGGCGGCGCACCAAGTCAATCTTGAAGGAGTGGTTCTTATCCAAGACGGTGTCATCGATTGATGGCATCGTGAGAAAAACGCTCCGAGTGTTCGGCAAAGTTGGTCAAGGTGTAATTGATTTGAGCAAATACTGGCAGTAGTCGAGTCGCGTTACGGCTTTGGCTGGTAGAGTCATACGCATGACTCTACTCGATTTCCACGACTGCTGTCATTTCAAAGAACTTTTTTTGCGTAAGTCCTAAAATTGTTAAAAGAATAGCTCTGTAAATTTTCAGGTATTTGCCTTATTTGGCTTCTTGAGTTTTTCCGCTCCAAAATTGTTTCAGAATTTTCCATTGCTTGTTGTGTTTGACATAAACGGTAAGGAAATAGCCCTTTGAAATGAAACGCTTCGACTCGGATTTATCTTTCTTTTCAGTCGTCCAAGTAAGTTCGTTTGTGCCTGCGACGTATGCAAAACCTCCTTCGCCATTGATGTCTTCGATTTTGGTTTCGTAAGTATTGATTGTTGTGACCGTATCCGATGGCGCGAACCAGAATTTGTACATTGCGTCTTTGCCTTTGATTGAAGCATTGCCGTTTGGATAGAGGGTCGCGTCATCCGTGAACAAAGACAGAATCGCTTTATCGTCATTCTTCAACCAAGCCGCGCGATATGTCTCTTCAATGCCTTTAATGGTTTCAACGTCCTTAGCTGATAACTTACTCTGAGCCATAAACGAAATTGAAAACAGGTTGAAAAGCAAAACCAACAAAGCTGTTCTTTTGCATAAATTTCTTACTTTCATCTTTCCTCCAAATCAGATTTACAAAACAAAGTTCACTCAAAATTTTCAATGTTATTAAAATGAAGATGCAAAGCTGAAAATGTTTGAAGTTGATTCATCTTTGTTATTCGTAGCACTCTTGAGAAATCTCAAAGCCTTCGGGTTGTTTTTCAGATAAGCGTTCAAGAACTTCAAAGTCAAAAGATTCACCCAACGAGTTCCTTCAATCGCGTTTTTGTCTTCGTCATTTTTTGCAAGTCTGATTACATCTCCATACAAAGGCAGGAAGTCGGAATGTTGCAGGCTTTTGAAAGTTACAAAATACTTTTCAGCGGATTGGAATGATTTGAAAAAATCGAAGTTCTTTGGCACGCGGGCATTGTCTAAACCGTGAAGGTGAAGAAAAGGAACTTTTGTTTTGTTGAAATCAATCTCTTTGCTCTGGTCCAATATTTCTTTGCCGTATTGATAACCTGTGGCAGCATCCATGCTAACAACGGCGCGAACATTCGGATTCTTCATTTGCAAATGTGCAACAGCCAAACCGCTGAAACTCCAGGCAAGCAGTCCGATTTTATTTGCATCAACACTTGGATAGCTTTGCAATGTTTGAATCGCAAATTCCATATCGGCTTGTTGAAGTTTGAGGCAAGCCAAATCAAAACCGCATCGTTCGCCTTCGTTTATAGCAATTGAAGGAAGGCTGACAACAACAAAACCGTTTGCGGCTAAAAATTCCGCCATTGTAGAGAAATAGTAACCGTCACCGACATTGCCAAAAACAAGCAAAGGAAATTTATTCTTAATGGCGGGAGCGTCTTTAATCGCTTTGGTTTGAGAGTTGAAAATATATTCTGCCTGCTCGTTTTTGATTTCAAAGTAAGCGACCGCTTTTACAAAATTGCTTTTCAAAACTTCCTTTTCATCATGCGCGAGTTTTTCCGCGTCTTTAATCAGACTGCTTGAGTAAACATATTCTTCATACTTCAAAAAGTTTGCTTTGTTTGTTTGCTTGGTCGGATACCAGATGAAAAGACGTATTGGTCTGTTTGATGTTTGAGTGAGCGATTTGAATTTGTAAGTTCTGGATTTGTCCTGCAAAATCAGCGTTTGAAATCCTGTTGAATAGGGTGTTTTCAAATCTTCCAACATCAAACTGCGGGCTGAAAGATTTACACACAAACAAAACGCCAAGCTTAGATAAACTACAATTCTAGTGAACAGTCTCATTATTCTTTTCAACCTTAATGACCGTTATTAACTCGTCTCTGTGGTTCGGTGGAAATAATTTTTCGCCAAACCTTGCCATCGAATTCCCAAGAGTCGCCAAAAATAAAATCGCCGTTATGTCCACCGAAAAGAATGATTTTTTTTCGCAGACGGTCATAAACCATTGTTGTGTGATTTCTGGCATCGGGACTTTCAATCGCTAATTTCGTCCAATTGCTGCCGTCAAATTCCCAAGTCTCACTGACTCTTTGCACACCGTCCCAACCACCGAAACGGACAATTTTGTTTCTTGATTTGTCATAAACCATTGTTGAATTGTAACGAGGTTCGCTTTTTGCGGATTTGATTTCCCGCCACGTTTTTCCATCCCACTCCCAAGTTTCGTTTGCTCCGCCGCTTTTGATTCCGCCGCCGAATAAAATCGCTCTTTTGCGTTTTGAATCGTAAGCGATTGACGCGCCGCTTCTTGCAGAAGGAATATCTTCGGCTACTTTCGTCCAAGATTTTCCGTCCCATTCCCAAGTGTCGGACAAAGGTTTCATTGCACCGTTTTCGATTCGGTATCCGCCAAACAAAACGGCTTTTTTGCGTTGCTCGTCAAAAATGAATGAAGCCTCTGCACGCGCATCAGGAGTTGAAACATCTATTTTTTTCCAAATCTTTCCATCGAATTCCCAAAAGTCTTTTAAGAATTCGTAATCGTTATAATCTTTGCCAAAGAGGACGCGGTTGCCGCCAAAGAGCAGAGTTTTTTTGCGTACCGAATCGTAAGCCATCGCCGGAAAAGTTCGCGGCGCAGGTGAATTGGCTAAAACTAAAGACCATTTTTCACCATCGAATTCCCAAGTGTCACTTAAAACTTTTTCATGATCCGCGCCGCCAAACAAAATCGTTTTCCCGCGCGCGGAATCATAAACAAGCCCGTGCGCATTGCGAATGAAAAACGTCGGAGAATTTTTTCGTATGAACGAATTCTTAACGTGAGAACGCCATGTCTTGCCGTCGTCACGGGATTGTTCGACAATTCTTTCCAATTTATCGGCGGCAACTTGTGTCCAATATGTCCGCGATAAAACCTTCTCGCCATTGA encodes the following:
- a CDS encoding nuclear transport factor 2 family protein, which produces MKVRNLCKRTALLVLLFNLFSISFMAQSKLSAKDVETIKGIEETYRAAWLKNDDKAILSLFTDDATLYPNGNASIKGKDAMYKFWFAPSDTVTTINTYETKIEDINGEGGFAYVAGTNELTWTTEKKDKSESKRFISKGYFLTVYVKHNKQWKILKQFWSGKTQEAK
- a CDS encoding acyl-CoA thioester hydrolase/BAAT C-terminal domain-containing protein, which translates into the protein MAEFLAANGFVVVSLPSIAINEGERCGFDLACLKLQQADMEFAIQTLQSYPSVDANKIGLLAWSFSGLAVAHLQMKNPNVRAVVSMDAATGYQYGKEILDQSKEIDFNKTKVPFLHLHGLDNARVPKNFDFFKSFQSAEKYFVTFKSLQHSDFLPLYGDVIRLAKNDEDKNAIEGTRWVNLLTLKFLNAYLKNNPKALRFLKSATNNKDESTSNIFSFASSF
- a CDS encoding kelch repeat-containing protein → MDNGNGKSEKIKGLEMFRKSFVLVLLFTVSVLGQQTVPPCENPESNAFDWQIGVWQSDGGKQVHEVKKVSDGCVVQEIWRRDGKDYAIALKSFDDGRHNKTGEKKWFYSWTAAGFHQLWEGRKENVQWRFYREWFFNGEKVLSRTYWTQVAADKLERIVEQSRDDGKTWRSHVKNSFIRKNSPTFFIRNAHGLVYDSARGKTILFGGADHEKVLSDTWEFDGEKWSLVLANSPAPRTFPAMAYDSVRKKTLLFGGNRVLFGKDYNDYEFLKDFWEFDGKIWKKIDVSTPDARAEASFIFDEQRKKAVLFGGYRIENGAMKPLSDTWEWDGKSWTKVAEDIPSARSGASIAYDSKRKRAILFGGGIKSGGANETWEWDGKTWREIKSAKSEPRYNSTMVYDKSRNKIVRFGGWDGVQRVSETWEFDGSNWTKLAIESPDARNHTTMVYDRLRKKIILFGGHNGDFIFGDSWEFDGKVWRKIISTEPQRRVNNGH